The genomic interval GCCAACCCTTGGGAAGAGCGTCCTCATTCTCCCCAAATATCCAGGCAACAAAATCCGCGGGTGAGCCGAGAGTGGTCTTCTTCGGCGACGGAGGTTTTGAGCCGCCCACAACGGCTGCAATCAAATCAATGGCATAACCGATGGACGCATTGGCATGGTGCATTCTGCTGGCAGCCCCCTGACTGTAGGCGAGGCCGATCTCTTTCACAATCGGTCCGTTCACGATCACCAGTGCCCCGATGGAGCCTGTGGATGTCGCTGAGCCACGCCAGTTTGCCTCAGGTGAAATGAGCGCCTCCATGGCCGCGATGAGCACAGGCATATATTCAGGCTTGCATCCGGCCATTACTGCATGGGCCGCTACCAACTCAACGGTAAGGGAGCCCATTCTCGGTGGAACCTGACCCAGAACCTGATCAGGTCTACGGCTGGTTCCCTTAAGCATCTCTGACACTTTCTCCGGGGTAGGCGCCATGATAGGCAGACCAAGGGACCACCCTCTTTCAAAAAACAGAGTATTGATGTCCTCATGCATACCTTTGAACATAAGTGTCTCAGCCGGATATGTAAGTTTCTTGGGCGGCATTTCTGCCACGGGTTTCCACTTTATTGCGGCATCAAGGATAGCCGGAAAAACATCTTTGGCCTTTTGCGTGATCTCCTCGATCGGAATTCCCCCCATCGGATGGGGCACAACGACAAAGCTCATATCAGCCGCGCCTTGACTCATTGCGGTATCCTTGGACAGACCGACAAACTCAGATGTGGCGATGGAAACAGTGGGAATGCCCATCCTTTCCAGATTCAGCTGGTCAACTACCAGCCACGAGGTGCAGGAGCCTCAATCGGCCTGGCCGGCAATTACAAGATCGGGTCTAAATGCAGCTATGCGCTGTGCAAGCTGCCTGCTCTTTTCCGGATTCTGGCTGATGATCTTAACTTCCGGGGCCTCTTGCCAGGCCTTAATAATCTTGATGTTCTTCACATTTTCTATGAGGAGAGCCGCGACTTGGTTCAGGAAATTATCCCCGTTCTGTTTTCCATTCCATTGGAGCACCACCGTCTTTCCTTCAAGGCTGACCGGATGAGGATTGACCTTCATCGGTTCAATGTTAACGACACCCTCAGGGTTGATGAGCTTCACTTCATCGCCTCCCTCCCGGGATGATGTGATGGCAGGCAAGAACAAGAGAGCAACTGAGAAAAAGAGTATCCCAAAGCCTATGAGGTTCCTTCTTTTCATCATGACATCCCTCCTTTGCGGTTAAGGCAGTCATTTCTCGACAGGGTATCCGGCCTTCATCCATCCCCTGATGGATGGATCAACCAGAACCTTCACGTTGCTAAATCTCATCTCTCTTAACCGTTCTGCCAGTTCGGAAGCGTCAGCCTCGCCAGGGCCGCAATCACAATAGGTTACTATCATTTTGTTCCGGGGGAACCGTCTGACGTTTTCTTCCGTTAGTCTCGCACTCCAGGGAAAGGAGATGGCTCCCTTAATGTGCCCCTTGTCATAGACGGCCTTGGGCTGTGCGTCGAGAATCACAATATCGGCCCCCCTGTCCATCTCCTCCTTCAGTTCGTCTATCGTAATGCGCGGAATATCTTTATGTGCTGAGCCGTCCTGGCAGGATATGCACGTGTCCCTCCCCGGCGCTTCACCTTGGAGTCCTTCATCGTAAGGAAGAAGGAACGTCGGTTCTTGCCACGCGAGCATCATAAAGGCAAAGAGAACAACGAGGTTTCTTACGTCACAATGCTCCACTGTAGGCAGCCCCTTTTTACTTAAATGATATCAAATTTCCGGCTGTAGCGAAGTGGCACTCGGAGACTTGCAAAATCCACAATTCCACAGCTCTCACCTGACCTTTTATTCCCGTTGAAACGCCTTTTCCTCCCACCTCAAAGCAGACGCTATTGTGCAGGCCGCTGGTACCGACGATGTTCATTTTCCCTCCTGCCATCACGGTCTTCAAGCAATGTGTTCACTTCGTCTTCTGAGAGTTCAGCCACCTTCAGCAAAAGTTTTGCCCGTTTTTCCAATTGTTCGGGTTTGCCCGTGCTGCACAGTGCCCCAGCCAGACCTTCCACCGTTGGCCACTCAAACATGTAGCGCAGCGGGAAGTCTTTGTCAAAGGCGAGTCTCATACGGGATATGACCCGAGTCGCCTGCAGGGAATTCCCACCCAGCTCGAAAAAGTTATCATGGACCCCTACGTGTCTGAGTTTGAGGACCTCGCTCCATATTCCTGCAAGTATTTTCTCGATGGGAGTACGGGGAAGGACATGTGCAGTCTCAATATCGGGCCGCCCTGAGTCAGGCGGCGGTAGTGCCTTGCGGTCTATCTTTCCGTTTGGCGTCAGAGGCAGAGCATCGAGCAGCATGAAGGAGGATGGTATCATGAAGGCGGGCAATTTTTCTGTCAGAGATTGTACAAGGGACTTCCTTAAGGCAGTGGTCATTTGCTCCTTCAGTGGGTTGTTGGCATAGGATTCCAGAGATTTCGGGCGTGAAGTCTCCTGCGGGAATGAAACAGGCGGGACGCGTCCAATCGTGGTATCCGCCGGATCGCGATACCGGAAGAGAGCATCAAAATATGCCGGCCCGCCGGCGTCCGACCATGTAATGTCCACGGCATAAGACAGATCATCACCAAGCTTCCAGAAGGCTTCAGGATGCACGGCCTCTGCCAGCATCTGCTCAACCATTTCTCTCAGTTCGCGGGCGGTACGCAGTGCTTTGTGCTCAACAAGATCGACGGCAGCAAAGGTTTCCGGAAAGGTCCGGGCGTTCGGTACACATGTCACACGCACTGCCTTTGGCATATTTTCCCGCAAATACCGGGACAAGACAGTGAGCGTCAAATTATTATTTTTCCAGTCGAGGCATCGCTGCTCTGTCGGCAGAGGCTCTTTGCCATCAATATGAAGGATACTGTCATAACGGAACCGTATTAATTCATTTTGGTGGAGGCCGCGTTTCAGCAGAGCGTCTACATGGCTGATCCTCGGAAAATAAGAGCGCAAAGAGTGAAAAAACCGAGGGTCAATGAGCAACTCTTTTTCGTGAAGTATGTCTCTGTTGACACGCTGATACAGTTCGTCGGCAGATACATTGTCCTGCGCACCCGACAAGGTGACGGAAACATGAAACGCTTCGAGGAGCGCCAGATTGCGTACGTCTCCTATAAAAATAAACCCGCCGGGCTCAACAACCTCAATCGTGCCACGGATAACTGTAACGAGATACTCTACACTGGGAAAATACTGTATGACACCATTGATGATTACTGCATCGAAACGTTGTTTGCCTACGACCCTCAGATTGTCGGCGCTGCCATGGAACAGCCTGACACGGGAACGATGATCGCCGAGGAGGTCCAGATGACGCTGTACGTAATTGAGCGCAGGCTGCGAGAAATCCATGCCCCAGTAAAGGGAGCAAAGAGGCGCCACGCGGAACAGGATGCGGCCCAGGCCGCATCCGATTTCCAGTACACGGGAGGGCTTCAGTGAAATGATTCGCTCTGCAGCACCATTGACCCATTCCCGTGTCTCAACCTCTTCAACGGGTTTTCCGGTGTAACTGCTGTTGACGCCGGCAGTGTTGGTAGCGGGATCTTTGACGTCAGGGGAATCGAGAAAGGTGCCATCATAGATTGTTTGCCATTGTTCGACCCGTTCACGTTGCATTTCCGGTGTGTGCTTCTTAATCTGCTCAAAGCCCGGGCCGGCAACGAGGTACGCTACCAATCGCTTGTCACCGGGGTTATCTTCCCGGATAATTACGACTGCCTCACGAACTGCCGGATGTTGCAAAAGAGTTGCTTCGATCTCCCCCAGCTCAATTCGAAATCCACGAAGTTTCACCTGATGGTCGATACGGCCCAAATACTCTATGTCGCCATCGGGCATCCAACGGCCTAAATCGCCTGTTTTGTATAGTCGGCTTCCGGGTTCGTCACTAAAGGGGTTTGGAATGAACTTCTCCGCAGTAAGCTCAGGGCGGTTCAGATAGCCACGGGACAATCCGGCGCCGCCTATATAGAGCTCGCCGGGTGTCCCTGCAGGCGCCGGCTGTTGATGGCGATCGAGTATGTAAACCTGGAGGTCGGGAAGGGGAAGGCCGATGAAGCTGCCTTTCTTATTTACATCGGCTACTGTCAGGGGGCGATAGGTAGCATGAACTGTGGTTTCGGTGATTCCGTACATGTTGACAAGCCGGGGATGTTGATCCCCATGGCCTTGAAACCATGGCCTCAAGCCTTGAAGTTCAAGGGCCTCGCCCCCGAGTATGATGAAGCGCAAGGAAAGGTCATTGCCCTCTCTGCCCGCGGAAAGTTCATCTGAGCGCATCAGTTGGTAGAAGGCGGAAGGAGTCTGATTGAGAACGGTTACACGCCCTTTGCAGAGCAACTCACGGAACTCTTCAGGCGAACGGCTTATGAGATAGGGGACTATTACAAGAGTCCCGCCGTACAGAAGCGCACCAAATATCTCCCAGACAGAAAAATCAAAGGCATAAGAGTGGAATAATGTCCACACATCATGCTCGTTAAAGCGAAAGAGGTATTCGGTTGCAGTAAACAAGCGAGCTATGTTACCATGGCTTACCATAACCCCTTTGGGTGTACCTGTGGAGCCTGAGGTATACATTACGTACGCAAGATTTCCGGATGTTACACCGGCAGCAGGATTCTTCGCGATCTCTTTCGATGTGGTCTCCCGGAGAATGTCCAGACACAGCATATGCGCATTACAAACGGGAAGTGTACGAAGCAGGCGCTCCTGTAACAGCAGCACGGGTACTTGTGAATCTCCGATCATAAAGCTGAGACGTTCTTTGGGATAGGCGGGGTCCAGAGGCACATATGCTCCGCCTGCCTTAAGGATGCCAAGGATGCCGATGATCATCTCCAGGGAACGCTCCACATAGATGCCTACGAGCACCTCGGGGCCGATTCCCTGCTTTATCAGGTAATGGGCCAGCTGATTCGCCCTGCGGTTCAGCTCCCGGTACGTAAGCTTCTGTTCCTCAAAGGCCACTGCAACAGCATCCGGGCTCCTTTCCACCTGCTCCTCAAAGAGCTCATGAATGCATTTGTCGGCTCGGTGCTCTCTACCGGTATTGCTCCACATAGGGTTATTACAGGGAGAGGGCCCAGAGTCATCACTGTGAGACTGGGCAGAACATGTCATGGATCCGAACTTCTCATTACTCAGCCCGTTTTTACGCATAACACACCAATAAAATTAAACCACTGGAAAAAAGGCTCTGATACTGCAAATCCGTTGCGGTTGAGCAATGCCAGGTTCTGCTGGATGCTGTACGGTATGAGCACGTCTTTCAGAGCGCCTTCCTTGCGGATGATCTCCTGTTCGGAATAGCCGTTTCTCCGCTTATAATCGTGGTACGAATCAATAAACAAATCGTTCAGGATTTCTTCCTCAAGAACGATCTTTTCAGTCAATAGCAGGGCGCCGCCAGCGACCAGGCCCTTGTAAATCCATTGTATGACCTTCTCTCTTTGCGGCGGAGGGATGAACTGCAGTGTCCAGCACAGAGTAATGACACTGGCTTTTTCGAGGGAAAGAGTTGTGAGGTCCCCGCTCAAATCGCCGTAACGCAATTCTATCCGGTTGCTCAGACCACTGTCCCTGACCTTGCGTTCGGCTTTTTTAATCAAGGGAAGAGAACTGTCATAACCAATAAAGCGCGCTGCTCCGTCAAACTCCCTGCAAAGGTTGATAATCGTTGTGGCAGTAGAGCAGCCGAGATCGTAAACATATGTCTCCGGCTTCCAGAACCTCTTGGCGAGTTTGACGACAATGCGTTGCTGCTCCTCATAAAAGGGGATGCTCCGTTGCAGCATGTCGTCGAATACCTCGGCGACTTCTTCGTCGAATTCAAATTTTCGGGATGCTGAGCCGGATGATTGAAAAATAGTATCTCTCTTCACAGTCTAACCTCTTTCACCACTTACTTAAGATTCACATAAATCGGCGGTTATGTCAATTCCCGACGTGTCTTCTCAACAAGCGGAAAGAGGAGGGAGAGAAACCGAACAGATAAGGGTAAGGAGTCCGGAGACGGACGATGAGAACCGTCCTGGACCTTTTAATGACATTCTTTCGGAACGGTCATTCACCGATTCGCCTTGGCCGCACCGGCACTTATCACGTTTTATGGCTTCCCTGTGACATCGGGAGTCTATTTTCCCTTTGCCTTTCGTGACTTTTGTTTCACCACTCTGGTAAACTTTCTGTGCGCTGCGGCTGCTCCTGTAAAGCATAAGAATGATCTTTTCAAGAAATCACGATTCGGTATGACATTGTGAAGGAGAGAATGAACTACGATAACGCCATTCGTTATCTCTATGCCCTTCAAAAGCACGGCATCAAACTGGGGCTCGATAATACAGTAAGGCTCCTTTCGCTCCTGGGCAATCCTCACTCCTCTTTCCGATCAATCCATGTCGCGGGCACGAATGGAAAGGGATCAACTTCGGCAATGATCGCCTCGGTATTACGAGAAGCTGGTTTCAGGGTGGGGCTCTTCACATCCCCGCATATCGTGAGCTTCACGGAGAGGATACGGGTCGACGGCGTCGAGATCAGGGAACAGGAAGTTGTGGGGCTTACGGAAGAGATACGAGATGTCATAGCGCATAGTCAACAGTCAGATCGGTCCCCTTCCATAGACCCTTCCCTTGGGGAGGGAGGAGGTGATTTTTTACCCACCTTTTTCGAATTCGTTACATCGATGGCCTTTCTTTACTTCATGAGGAAGGGAGTGGAATGGGCAGTTGTGGAGACGGGCATGGGTGGAAGACTGGATGCAACGAACATCCTTACCCCCCGTGTCTCCGTGATAACGCATATCAGTTATGACCACCGGGAATTTCTTGGCGAGACCTTGAGAGAGATAGCAGGGGAGAAGGCGGGGATTATAAAGAGCGGGGTTCCCGTTGTCTCCTCTGCGCAGGAGCCTGACGCTTTGGAGATCATTATGGAAAAGGCCTTTGAGAAGGGTTCTGCTCTCCTTCTCCCCGGGAGAGACTTTTTCTTCCGTCTCGAGGCGAGTGATATGGAGGGGATTACCTTTCACTATAAGGGCTCGAAAACCTATGATCGTTTATATGTTCCCCTCTGCGGAATGCATCAGGCTAAAAACGCATCTGTAGCGCTTCAGGCAATAGAAGTCCTTATGAACGAAGTGCCCATCTCTCCACAATCGGTCAGGGACGGTCTTGCCAAGACCACGTGGCAGGGACGATTGGAACTGATCAGGAAGGGAGAGGGCGGGTATGACCTGCTCATTGACGGCGCCCACAACGCCGCTGCATCGCGCGCCCTCGCTGATTCTTTGACACGGTTCTTTGTCCCTTCCTATGGCAGGATAATCCTGATACTCGGCATCATGGCAGACAAGGACATTCCAGGAATCATGGGGCCCATTTTGCCGATCGCTTCCGAGATTATCTTTGCGGCTCCTGACTATGCCAGGGCAGCTTCCCCTGAGGAACTCTCCGGACATGCAAGAATGCTCGGCTTTAGGTCAACGGCTGCGCCTTCGGTGAAAGAGGCGATGCAGGAGGCGATCAGGAAGACAGAAACCCTTCCCGAACCCGGCCGGCGCGATCTCATAGTGATTACCGGTTCATTCTATACGATCGGAGAGGCAAAGATGGCTCTCGGCCACCGGGGCGTTCTTGCGAGTTTGAGGGAATGAGAATCCCCCGCCAAGGGGTGGAGGGACTTGGGGAAAAGGTAGTTATCTTCTCCTCCTTTCTCGTCGCTCTCTGGTCTCTGCTCTTTTTTGTTGCCACCTGCCTCGCAGAGGAAGCGACGTCCATACAGTCGGATTCCCTTGAGTTCGAAGAAAAGACCTCTACCTACACGATAAAGGGTCACGCTAAAATTATCAAAGGCTTAGCAACCCTGGAAGCTGAGGAGATCAGATACAACGAAAAGACCGGTGAAACGACTGCAGAGGGCAATGTCGTCTATGGCGACCAGCATGTCAGAATAAAGGCAGAGCGGGCCGAACTGAACCTCGAATCAAAAACGGGCACCCTCTATGATGCAGAGATCTTTTCGAAAAAGGAGAATTCCCATGTCAGAGGAGTCGAGATAGAGAAGACCGGGGACAAGGAGTACCGCTTGAAGACGGCTTCATTTACTACGTGTGATGCTCCGATACCTGCATGGTGCTTTAAGGGAAGGGATGTTGATCTTATCGTCGGTGACCAGATCCATGCCAAGGATGTTGTGTTCACCATAAAGGATCAACCGGCGTTCTACTCGCCCTATTTCACCGCGCCCGTCGGCAATGAGAGGAAGACAGGCCTCCTTTTGCCGACCTTCGGAGTCATAAAGGGAAAGGGCTTCCATTACGAACAGCCTCTTTACCTCGTCCTCGCGGAAAACAGGGACGCCACGTTCCTCCTCGATACATACAGCAATAGAGGCGTTGGAGAAGGGGTCGAATACCGCTTCATCGAGACCGATAACTCAAAGGGAAATTTCTGGATCTATCATATTCGGGACAGTAAGTTTGCGGATAACTTCTGGGACTTCCGGGGAGTTTACGAAAACCGTGACAGCGGCAGGGACATAGGCGGCTTCCTGAACCTGAATTACATGAATTCAAGGAATTTCTATAGTGACTATAATCCCTATATCGTCACAAAGAAGGGCCTCGTGGATACCGTCACATACTTCAATCAGACTACCGGAAGATTCCTCGAATCCACCGGAGAGGCATCACTGAAGCTCGACAATTCCAGGATATATCTCACGCCCCAGTATCTTGTCGACCTGAAGAGCGGGCTCGACGAATCCACGATTCTCCAGAAGCTCCCCGAAGTCGGTTTCTTTGCAGAACCCAGGAGGATAGGCCCCCTCGTCTTTTCGCTCAACTCCTCCTTTTCCAACTTCTGGAGAGACCAGGGTACGAGCGGCCTGAGATTCGATCTCTTCCCCAGGGTCTCATATTCCTTCGGAAGAGAGATCACGATCATGCAGACCCTCGGATTGCGGGAGACGGCGTACTCTCTTTCAAGGAACGCCGGAACTGACGACACTCCTCACCGCGAAAACCTTGACTACACCCTTACGGCCAATGCCCGACTTATCAAGCAGTATCCGTCCTTTCTCCACATCCTCGAGCCTTCCGTCGGTTTCGCCTATATCTCGCCTGCCGGTTCGAATCTGCCGGTCTTTGATTCTACCGAACTCTATTCAAAGACTGCGACCTTTGCCCTCTCGCTCTACAACAGATTCCTGGACAAGAATGGCGAATTCCTGACGGTGAGGGCTGTTCAGGGTCTTGATTTTTACAAGGATGACAACCGTTGGATCCCTCTCGAGGTTGATGCGGTGCTCAAGAGACCTATGCCCATCAAGAGTTCGGTGACGTATGATGTGGATAAGGGAAGGTTAGTGAACGCCATCTCCGACGTCGGGATTAAGATACTTGATCAGATATCACTCTCC from Thermodesulfovibrionales bacterium carries:
- a CDS encoding LptA/OstA family protein encodes the protein MRIPRQGVEGLGEKVVIFSSFLVALWSLLFFVATCLAEEATSIQSDSLEFEEKTSTYTIKGHAKIIKGLATLEAEEIRYNEKTGETTAEGNVVYGDQHVRIKAERAELNLESKTGTLYDAEIFSKKENSHVRGVEIEKTGDKEYRLKTASFTTCDAPIPAWCFKGRDVDLIVGDQIHAKDVVFTIKDQPAFYSPYFTAPVGNERKTGLLLPTFGVIKGKGFHYEQPLYLVLAENRDATFLLDTYSNRGVGEGVEYRFIETDNSKGNFWIYHIRDSKFADNFWDFRGVYENRDSGRDIGGFLNLNYMNSRNFYSDYNPYIVTKKGLVDTVTYFNQTTGRFLESTGEASLKLDNSRIYLTPQYLVDLKSGLDESTILQKLPEVGFFAEPRRIGPLVFSLNSSFSNFWRDQGTSGLRFDLFPRVSYSFGREITIMQTLGLRETAYSLSRNAGTDDTPHRENLDYTLTANARLIKQYPSFLHILEPSVGFAYISPAGSNLPVFDSTELYSKTATFALSLYNRFLDKNGEFLTVRAVQGLDFYKDDNRWIPLEVDAVLKRPMPIKSSVTYDVDKGRLVNAISDVGIKILDQISLSLGERYERTQDILFYTFGLSTALSKKITAEGSFWYDAKHGGLQDIVTKVKYREQCWSMTFVVTKRQSDYSFTVLFDLLGIGSLKL
- a CDS encoding amino acid adenylation domain-containing protein; this encodes MERSPDAVAVAFEEQKLTYRELNRRANQLAHYLIKQGIGPEVLVGIYVERSLEMIIGILGILKAGGAYVPLDPAYPKERLSFMIGDSQVPVLLLQERLLRTLPVCNAHMLCLDILRETTSKEIAKNPAAGVTSGNLAYVMYTSGSTGTPKGVMVSHGNIARLFTATEYLFRFNEHDVWTLFHSYAFDFSVWEIFGALLYGGTLVIVPYLISRSPEEFRELLCKGRVTVLNQTPSAFYQLMRSDELSAGREGNDLSLRFIILGGEALELQGLRPWFQGHGDQHPRLVNMYGITETTVHATYRPLTVADVNKKGSFIGLPLPDLQVYILDRHQQPAPAGTPGELYIGGAGLSRGYLNRPELTAEKFIPNPFSDEPGSRLYKTGDLGRWMPDGDIEYLGRIDHQVKLRGFRIELGEIEATLLQHPAVREAVVIIREDNPGDKRLVAYLVAGPGFEQIKKHTPEMQRERVEQWQTIYDGTFLDSPDVKDPATNTAGVNSSYTGKPVEEVETREWVNGAAERIISLKPSRVLEIGCGLGRILFRVAPLCSLYWGMDFSQPALNYVQRHLDLLGDHRSRVRLFHGSADNLRVVGKQRFDAVIINGVIQYFPSVEYLVTVIRGTIEVVEPGGFIFIGDVRNLALLEAFHVSVTLSGAQDNVSADELYQRVNRDILHEKELLIDPRFFHSLRSYFPRISHVDALLKRGLHQNELIRFRYDSILHIDGKEPLPTEQRCLDWKNNNLTLTVLSRYLRENMPKAVRVTCVPNARTFPETFAAVDLVEHKALRTARELREMVEQMLAEAVHPEAFWKLGDDLSYAVDITWSDAGGPAYFDALFRYRDPADTTIGRVPPVSFPQETSRPKSLESYANNPLKEQMTTALRKSLVQSLTEKLPAFMIPSSFMLLDALPLTPNGKIDRKALPPPDSGRPDIETAHVLPRTPIEKILAGIWSEVLKLRHVGVHDNFFELGGNSLQATRVISRMRLAFDKDFPLRYMFEWPTVEGLAGALCSTGKPEQLEKRAKLLLKVAELSEDEVNTLLEDRDGRRENEHRRYQRPAQ
- a CDS encoding folylpolyglutamate synthase/dihydrofolate synthase family protein; the protein is MNYDNAIRYLYALQKHGIKLGLDNTVRLLSLLGNPHSSFRSIHVAGTNGKGSTSAMIASVLREAGFRVGLFTSPHIVSFTERIRVDGVEIREQEVVGLTEEIRDVIAHSQQSDRSPSIDPSLGEGGGDFLPTFFEFVTSMAFLYFMRKGVEWAVVETGMGGRLDATNILTPRVSVITHISYDHREFLGETLREIAGEKAGIIKSGVPVVSSAQEPDALEIIMEKAFEKGSALLLPGRDFFFRLEASDMEGITFHYKGSKTYDRLYVPLCGMHQAKNASVALQAIEVLMNEVPISPQSVRDGLAKTTWQGRLELIRKGEGGYDLLIDGAHNAAASRALADSLTRFFVPSYGRIILILGIMADKDIPGIMGPILPIASEIIFAAPDYARAASPEELSGHARMLGFRSTAAPSVKEAMQEAIRKTETLPEPGRRDLIVITGSFYTIGEAKMALGHRGVLASLRE
- a CDS encoding rhodanese-like domain-containing protein: MEHCDVRNLVVLFAFMMLAWQEPTFLLPYDEGLQGEAPGRDTCISCQDGSAHKDIPRITIDELKEEMDRGADIVILDAQPKAVYDKGHIKGAISFPWSARLTEENVRRFPRNKMIVTYCDCGPGEADASELAERLREMRFSNVKVLVDPSIRGWMKAGYPVEK
- the cmoA gene encoding carboxy-S-adenosyl-L-methionine synthase CmoA encodes the protein MKRDTIFQSSGSASRKFEFDEEVAEVFDDMLQRSIPFYEEQQRIVVKLAKRFWKPETYVYDLGCSTATTIINLCREFDGAARFIGYDSSLPLIKKAERKVRDSGLSNRIELRYGDLSGDLTTLSLEKASVITLCWTLQFIPPPQREKVIQWIYKGLVAGGALLLTEKIVLEEEILNDLFIDSYHDYKRRNGYSEQEIIRKEGALKDVLIPYSIQQNLALLNRNGFAVSEPFFQWFNFIGVLCVKTG